The Alkalihalophilus pseudofirmus nucleotide sequence ATGTCGTGATTAAAAAAGAGTCCATTCTTTCGGTAAATAAGAGACTACTATCGGCAGCGTGGGTTAGGGCAATTGTAGGCCATATGACCGTTTGAACTTCAACCACTCCAAGTACTGAAACAACAACTATATAGGTGGTCACATAAAAAACAGTAACAAAGGATAAAGCACCAATTCCTGCTTTTGTTGTCTTCGCTTTTTTTTGAACGGACGCCAATAAAATCAGGATCAACTCAATCCCTTGAAAAGGCTGAAGTGCATATTTTAAATTCTTTATAATAGGCCCTATCCCTTCTGGAGCAACCGGTCGTAAATTATATAATGAAGCATCTCTCGCACCTAATCCTAGAACAAATAGAAGGACAAGAAAACTAATCGGAAAGAAAAAGCAGGCCACACGTACAATGGTCGGTAAAGAATGATAAACGGCATAAGCACATAAGACAATAATTATACAAATAACAAGGTAATATGGAGTACTCTCAAGCAGGAAATAGCGAATCATCTCACTCATCGCTACAGCCTGCCAGCCGCATAATACAAGAAAATAGAAGGCAATGGCTAAACTAATAATTTTGTTGAGTATATCTCCAAAAGCGATACTCATATAATCATCTAGTGACGATACCTGATGCTTTTTAAAAGCGTAAATGATAAACAGATAAAAAATTCCCATTCCTAGTCCTGCAATAATAACTGAAATCCAG carries:
- a CDS encoding GerAB/ArcD/ProY family transporter → MKSSHVRLSDTLTTYQLAVSLISMMLGVGLLNLPRTLTDHLDTADGWISVIIAGLGMGIFYLFIIYAFKKHQVSSLDDYMSIAFGDILNKIISLAIAFYFLVLCGWQAVAMSEMIRYFLLESTPYYLVICIIIVLCAYAVYHSLPTIVRVACFFFPISFLVLLFVLGLGARDASLYNLRPVAPEGIGPIIKNLKYALQPFQGIELILILLASVQKKAKTTKAGIGALSFVTVFYVTTYIVVVSVLGVVEVQTVIWPTIALTHAADSSLLFTERMDSFLITTWTLQFFLTSVFSLYAATYLLDKSLPIKRGYLIIGATIITCTIALIPQTTDQISKVSDWQQYGFAVIFMLLPILCYVLVMIRRKVKT